The genome window AGAATGATCGTGGTAATTAAGGCTGGGATGTCACCTTCTCTATGCCCACCTATCTGCCTAGCATCAGCCTTCTCGTTCCTCATACTATAGGATGTGGGTAGTTTGGCAACCGCGTTGAGTATTTGATGTAAACCATCATCCTAGGCTGGAATCACGAATGGAAAGAGATTGACTTCCTCCCTCTAGTCAGAGAGTTCAGTCTTTCTTTTTATAGCTGGACACTAACAACTATTTTTTTCCAATATCTTTTTCTTGGCAGCCGATCGGTTCTTTGTAGCTGATGTGAAAGTTGCACAGCTGGTGGTTAGCCCTATCTGGGACTTCCCAATTACAAAAGGTGTTCGAGCATATTACTGTCAGGGTTAATTTTATCAGTTCCCTTGATTCTGAATCAGTACCATTAGTTCTCATGTAATTCACCTACATTTATGGGTTAGACATATTGACATATTCTATAGTTTATTAGAACCAACATCCAAGGAACTATATTACTCATAACTGCTGGTAATGATTTATCTTTAGGACAACTTAATCGATGATGCTATGCAAATGGTTAATCCTTCAATGAAAACTGCTACTAGGATGTGACTGTTTATAATGGATAAAGCTGGAAGTTTATTTTAGGAGATGGGCTGACAGTTCTTAATGCAGCAGGAGAAGGTACAAAAAACTTATAATCAATATCAGCAACTAGCATGTTCTGTCTCAGGCCATAAACATAATAGAAGTTTGTTTATCAAGAACAAAACTCTTTTTCAATATTCAGCAGAAGCTTTTTAAAGGAGATATTATAAAGATAATTAAACATGATATTAAAAAGCCAATCATGATGTGAATAAGAACTGAAGAACTAAGGAAAAATGATTTGCTCACTTCTTTCAAGATTCAAGTCGCTTTCTAGCTGAAGAGACAGAAACTCAAAGAGATTCTCTGCAAAAGATAGTGACCGTATTACTTCCAATATTAAAACCAAAAGTAATGAAATGTATATTTTAAAATGAGCAAGTTTGCGCTTCTGACCTTCTTCATCATCAGCAAATTCAGGCAAAACTCTACCATCTTCCTTGACGACTTTCTGAATTTTAGAAAATGGATAAAGTCAAAACCAGACTAAGATCTATATACAAGTCCAGAGATAGGAGAATTCTACAACGAGAAGCATTCAAAGTCAACCAACAAGGCCTTCGTTAGCAGTTGGCTAGGTTATAAATTTGAATGCATATGGATTCGACCTAGGTAATTCTCTAGCTGAGGGCTTCCCTCTCATTATAGAGAGAGGCACATACGAAAATTTATATCAGTTCAAAATGAAATGTTCATACCTGTTAACATATAAGCGATGAGGAAAAGCAATAGAATCTTCCAAAAGTTTCGAACCTCATGAACAAACCCATTTCATACAACAAAGTAAATAAATGACAGAGCCAAAGCCTGGTAGAGATTATATATGGAAAGAGTTCATCCTGACAGACATGAAAGAAAATATGTAATGTAGAACTCTGAAGAAGCATTCAAACACCCAATTACATGTCTGACGCCAACAGTTCCATCAAAATCGAATGTTTAATTAATCGTAAATTACTAACATCATCAGAAGCCGGTACATGGCAGTCTTTACTAGGAGGATTTTAGAAAGTGTCTATCCAAGATTGGACCTTTTTAAGCAGAACTGCTTCGGGGAAAGGCCCGGTGGACTCGTCTGGTCTTGGAGCGAAGCTATGCGAATCGACCTTCTTGTTCCTCTTCTTGGCCCCAGTTGCCACCAGGCCCCGCCCATTTCTCCTGTCTACTGGGGAGTTCGTCTGGAAAGCGTCCGAGGCGGAGGAGGAGTGCCTACGGGACGAGAACCCATGACTTCGAGGAGATTGGAAGAAGAGGGTACGCTGCGcaacggaggaagaagaggccatGAGAGTGGCCTCCATTAACGTCGAAGAAAGAGTACTAAGGGCGTACTCCGCGAAGGTATCGACAGATAAGGTGAAAAATTGCGAGTCGGGTCACCACCGGTGACTGGGTGCAGACGCCTCGTATGATATTGGATCTTTTGTAAGGTCAATAGTATACGGGCCCCACTCGGGTCACTCTGGTCTTCCATTTTCACGTCATTAGGATCGGGGAGGGGATTAGGGTTTCGAAGAGTGACCAATGGCGGCTTCGGAGAGTCCAACCGAGGGAGGCGATCGAGCCGGTGTTCTCCTCTACTACAAGTACGCCCCCGTCCCTGATCTCCCCTCCCTCGTCCGTTTCTATGACTCGAATTGCCGATCCCTCGCCCTCCTTGGCCGCGTCCGTATCGCCCCTGACGGCGTCAACGTCACCGTAAGCCTTTCTTGATTCCACCAAGAACAGGGGCTTTCTTGTACCATCCTTCTTCTTATACCTCTTCTTGAATTTTTAATTCGATGTGGTTTTGATTCTTTTCTTCAATCCGATCGTCAGCTTCGAAAAAGCTTTGATTTTTGTTATAATTAATGTGATTAGGTCGGTGGAAGCATGCCATCGTTGGAGAAGCACATTGCTGCCGTGAAATCGATGATCCTGTTTGAGGGAACCGACTTCAAGCTCGCATCTTGCGATCACCCTTCCGATGATAGAATCGCTAGAGAATGTGGGTTCACATCACTCTCCATCCGAGTTGTTAAGGTTATTATTTTGCACATGTTTCGGAGTCGAATTTGAGATCTCATTTGGGAATTTGATGAATTGTTCTGTTTAAGAGCGAAgcaaattacaacattgtatgaaCCGTGACATTGTTCTTGATGTCTAAGTTTGTCGTGTTAATTACAGGAGTTAGTTACGTTCAGGTCGGATCCTCTGCTAGATTCACCGAAAGTTTGCAATGCTGGAAGGCACCTCTCTGCGGTTGAGTTTCATTCTGTGCTCCATGATGCCGGTGAGTGGGTTGTTTTCCAACTGGCAAATAAATTTCtaatctaaatctacatgtttcatGTCTAATCTTGGAGTGTGGTGGCTACCACATAAGCGAACAATTCATTTTTGCTGATGGAAGTGCATTGGCAGGAAATAATTTGGAGTCGCAGGCACAGAATcaatttgtcttattggatgcaaggAACTTATATGAGACAAGGATTGGGAAGTTTCAAGCAACAAATGTGGAGACTTTGGATCCCAAAATAAGGCAATACAGTGACCTACCTTCTTGGATTGATGAGCACTCTGAAAAGCTACATGGTAAACATATTCTCATGTAAGTATTTCCTGGAACAAGTTTGTAAGTATTGGTTTATGATTTCTTGCTCGCCATAGTAGTACCAGGATTAATTCAGTTGCTAAGGGAATAAACATTGATCTTTAAGGAGAAATCTAAGCAAGGAAGCACTACAAATTCTAGAAATGAGTGGCTAGTTCTCCGGACTCAAAGATCTTACaagaagtgaaaaaaaaaatgattgcaTTACTCCTCTGCTTGTTGAGAATAGCATTACTGTTTGAACAGATTTGAAGACATCATCCCTTCAACACTCTAGGCCGATTGATTCCGAAGGGAGAACATCAAAGTATCTTAAGTTTCCACTCTGATTTATGATGGAGCAAATTGTTTCTCATTTATCCATCCATCACAAAGGCTTACTGGAATTCCTTGAACATATCTTGGTAGGAAGACTACCAGAAGAATGCTAATTCTTTAGCAAGATCTGGTGTTCCAACTTCAGCAGTGTGATCTTTCTTAATGAATCCTTAACAAAGAAGGGCACAGGGACTGTTAAATCTGTGTTCTTGCTAGTACATCACCAACTCTGAAAGAAAAAACTTCTCATGTATGATGCAATATCAATTGAAACAAATGATTGTTTGTAAGCAACCAAAAAGTATGTgtattcattttgtttgttgcaaAGCATGGGTGTTTTAGTGCGCAAGGACTATATGCTTGCTATTCTTGCATCTTTCTCTATACTTATATGGACACTTTTTTTGCATAAATAGATGTAACTCAGATGATTATGTTGATGGTTATAACTACTAGGGAGTGATGTTTTCTGCTTTTGCTGTTCTTATACTTCAGGTACTGTACTGGAGGTATAAGATGTGAAACAGCATCAGCATATATTAGATCTAAAGGTGCAGGCTTTGAGAATGTCTTTCAGGTAAACTTTATTTGGAAAACTTTCTGAACTCATCCACCTGTTCATATTTAGTAAATCTTTTGTTGTTATGTAGAAAACAAATTTAGAGCTTTCTCCATATTACTATATAattcaaggtttgccgtaccggactgtaccgtccggtacgggcggtacgtaccggtccgacaggccagcggtacgcggaccgtcccgtacccgtaccgagcactgtagcagtatacagtaacactgtagcagtaTACAGTAACACTGTAGTAGTATACAGTACACTGTAGCAGTATACtgtacactgtagcagtgtacagtgctcggtacgcgtgagtataccgctcggtacacctgggtgtaccgagcggtataccgtaccgtaccggtaccgagcccgggtcgaaacaccggtacggtacggtacgacgaaccttgctatATATATGTTTAAGGTTATGAACCGGGAAAAAGAGCCAAATGATCTGTAATGCATCAGAACATCTTCTGTTATATAGTTCTTTCATGTACTTCATGATATTTTTTTGTTTGCATTTAACGTTATGAAATAGAAGAAAAATGTTGTACTGTCTGCACTCTGCTGTTAGCCACTTGCATCTATCGTTTTCCTTTGTTATACAATTCTTCACAACCTTTTAGAGCAGGAACATAATCTTGTGATGCATGATCCATATGATAAGGAATGTTAAGATGAATAAATCAACTCTGTCTACTGTCTGAAGACTGAATTCTAGATTTATGCATTGGTCTCATCATTGTAGCAAAATTGGATTGTGCTGCAAAAATTGGAGCTTGCAGCTTGTGATGTTGTCCACGTGTTGGCTGCAAGCCCACAGCAATCTTGGATGTAATGTGCCAGGTGAAAGTGCAGGCAGTGGTGATTGTGTCAGATTAGAGTGAATTGTTGTCAGTCTTCCTCAGGAAAAAGTTTAGATCAGGATGGAAGGAACTCTTTGTTGGGTTTATGCTTGACTTTGTTAGTATGCCATGGTGAACAACACATTATTATATTTGAGAATGTGATAATTATCTTCTATCAGTGGTTTAAGTTGCATGCAGTGGGCAATGAGGTCTGAGATGTTAATGGAAAATGGGAATAATGGGCACTATGGTAGATAAGGCCACTGTTATAAGTTGACAAGCTATACTTAAGATTAGCAGACAAATGTTCATCAACCGAGTCACCTCATGTAAGATGTAGAATGTCAAAAGTTGTGTTGTAATAGAAAATTATCAAAACATGATATTCACCGTCCATACCTTAGAAAGTTTTAAAGATCAAAGAGTACATACTTTTCTGCCTTGTGATGATTATTTTATAGCAAGGTAACTCAAGTGGGTTGCAAATGGTGCTGTAACCTTCGGACTCATCATGACCTCTTTAATTATGCTGTACACTGCTCCCTGATTATGTGAAATCTGTTCCCTATCCATTAAAAGAAGTTGATCAGTAGTGGGTTTTGATTACTGCTGATATTGGTGATGATATGGTTGGTTAGTCTACATCCCAATGTATAACATGTTTAAGGATTATGTACGGTCAATTTAATTATCTTTGATTATTAAATGGATTGTTGATAGTTAACAGAGATATATACAACTACAACACATGGTCTGGGATCCTTGATTACAACTTAACTTACCATTATTAGAGGCATATCACATGTTTaaaacattgtgcttgtgacacctGCAGAAAATTCTTTTGAGGAAAATTTCACATCTGCAACTGATCTTTTTTAGTTGCTACTGGTGTAGCTCTTTGCCTTGACCTTCTTTCTAGTAATATTTCTGCAGTCTGCATTACTTATCAAAACTTACTAAGATGGAAACTAGCATTCatatggaattatgtgttacagtgAGTTAAAGTTTTTGTTGACATTCATTGGGCATAAATTCCTAATTTGAAAATAGTTTGCACTTTGAAATATTAATACTTGGAGCAATTCACTTATCGTATTTATGATTTCTGTGCAAGTTATTTGGTGGAATTCAGAGATACTTGGAGCAATTCCCAGATGGTGGTTACTTCAAAGGGAAAAATTTTGTTTTTGATCATCGGTGAGTCACCATTGATGTTGCAGCTAATTTCTACTAATGTCTGTTGATAGGTACACTCATAGATATTTTTGTTTAAAATATGCCATGGGCTTGGAATGATGTGCATTATGACCTTCAAATTTCTTTGACATGAACAGTCTTTCAGTTGGAAATCAAGATGATGTCATCAGCAGTTGTCTACTTTGTGGTTCTTCCTTTGATGATTATTCTTCTCGCTGCCGTTGCAACTACTGTAGGATGTTGGTTTTAGTTTGCTATGACTGTCAGGTTAGTTCAGAATTATGTCTGCTTTTGTGATCTACATTATTCTTCCTAAACCTTTTATATTTTTGGTGAACTTACTTGAAGATCTAGATTGGGAGTAAATTGTTGAAAATGTAGCATTTAAATTGGATGATAATGGTGTTTGGAAATTGACATGAATCTCAGACCTTTGAATGGTCCTCAGTTCGCATGTTATGCTCATTCGTAGTTGCATACAAAGATTATAATTTCTCGAATCAGTCTTTGTTCATTTATTCTTCTTTATGGTTTGGTATTTCATGTGTCTGGATGTACTGGCTTAATTCTTGATCGTGTTTCTAATATGTGAACTATTTATGAACACCTTAAAGTGGCTTTTTTTCATGATTACTAGACATTCTTCTTTTCTTGTCACTTGAAATGTGTCTCTGACATGCTATGTGCTGCCAAATTGCATGAGCACAGGCCATCGCTGGCAGAAAATATGTTTGCGAGCTTTGTCAGAGAAATGGCAAGGGAAGTAAGCCAATGATGTTACAGGAAAACGAGTTACACGAAGAGCCCTCATCTGATTCATTGGAAGCCACAGAAATTACAAATGCCACTTTTCCTGGTGTCACTACACCGACACAAACCCATAGGACATATGGTAAGGTCTGTATCAATGACCATTGAACATTATTCCAAACTGTTGATGCTGACAATGTATGTTTTCTGTTGAAGATAATCTTTTAACTAAAAGGAGTAATAAGCTTATGCATTAGATGATTTGATTCTGTCATTGAGCTGGCTATCTTCTTCGTCTAGCTTCTCTGTTTATTGAACTCCCATATTAGCTAAATTATGGTCCTTTAGATCAAAGGGAAAGTCTTCCATTTCTTACCTGAATGGCTGTATCTTAGGTCCATCAGTTGATCACTGGATTTTGGTCTATTAGTGATCAATTTTGGACGGTTTGGTGTTTATCTATCAACAAATGATTGCTTTTTGATGTAGGTTTTGTTGATTAACCTGATGCGTAAATtttccctcttctttttttttctaaaactttACAACTATTGGTTATCTATTCTGCAGCTAACAACCATCTAAGAAAGTTAAGGATTCTATGTTTGCATGGGTTTAGACAAAACGCCTCAAGTTTTAAAGGAAGAACATCATCATTAGCAAAGAAACTGAAGGACATGGTTGAGTTTGTTTTTGTTGATGCTCCTCATCAACTACCACTCATCTACCAGCTGCGTCCCACTGAACCAGATCTATTATCAGAACAAACCATGGATGCACCTAGTTCTTTCCAACAGTCTCCGCCACCAACAATGAATTGCAAGAAGAGATTTGCATGGCTTATTGACCCGAATTCAAACAGCTTGGAGGAACAAGGTTGGAGGAAGGCAGATGTTCCATTCAACCCCTTGCAATATCAACAACAAACATATGGCTTTGAAGCATCTTACTATTATCTCAAGGATGTAATCTTGCGGATGGGGCCATTTGATGGGATCCTTGGTTTCTCACAGGGGGCGGCAATGACAGCCTTGTTCTGCCAGCAGCAGCAGAAACGCTGCAGTGTTATGGACTTCAGATTTGCAATCCTATGTTCTGGGTTTTCAGCAATTTCCAGGGATCCAAGCAAGGAATCAATAAGGTGTCCCTCACTTCATTGTTTTGGCAATAGCCAGGGACAAGATAGACAGATTGCAAACCAAGCCAGCAGGGAACTTGCGGATATGTTTGAGGAGGAGTGCTCCATTGTCATAGAACATGACATGGGTCATATAATTCCCACTCGGTCGCCTTACCTTGATCAAATGAAGGAGTTCCTTAGGCGCTTCATCTAAATGTTGGTTTAGATGCCAGGTTCTATTTGTAGAACTCACTGTCATCTGGCATGCTTAAACATTAGCATGGGTTTTTTTTTTGActtattttgttgatgaaaaatgTCTGCTAAGATTATTAGTGATCTTTAGAATGAAATATTTACCCCAGGTGTAATATTACTACCTTTTGGTAAATGACTCCCAATGTAGCATTAATTTTACTGATCACAGTATGATGTTCTGAACACTAGAGACGGTTCTTGGAAGATCTCAGTTCAAAATATAATCCTTTCAATTCTGCTGCTTCCGGCACATACTCGTAATTTGCAGTCATATTTTTTATTCTAAGCCCTGTTCACCTGATGCATCTGCATATGCCAATTTAGAGTGAAGATTTCAGCTGAattcaaattatatttttttgcttcattttgacTGACTAAAAATGATATTTAGATCGACTGAATTAGGTCTTGATTCTgggtgggtgtgtgtgtgtgttgtattaGGTCTTGTCACATCATCTTATAATTTTTGTTGCGATAACCTAAATGACGGCATTTGTTTTattgaaataataaaatataattgttttaatattaaaaatatccttgatgaatatatttttaatttcatatatTGGTTATAAACTATGAGACTAAGCATTTTGATAATACGCATATTATTAAAAcgaaaaggatttttttttattgcttttgTCATAGAAAATGACAAAAGACACCTTGGTGTCCTGATCAATCAATCATACCTATGGTTCCATTTCAACGGCCAGGATCAGAGCACTCTCGTATATTACATGGCGGAGGGAGGCCAAGCGAGAGTGGAGGGAGCTTTCGAACAATAAACGTTGGCAAGAAATGGCGATGTCGAGCTTTAGAAGAAGGAAGGTAGCCAATCCTCTTGAGAACACttgaagctctctctctctctctcatgctgtaatttctgcttctttttcttttgtgattATTTGCAAGATGGGTGGATTTGGAAAATTCTCCAAGATCGGCGCATTTGGCCGTCGTTGGTCAGTCAACCCTCTCGAGAACCCTGCAAGCTATCGTTTGCTTTCTTTTCTTCGGTGCTTCAATCGTCAGTTCCTTCTGTGAGACCGTTTCTTGTTCTTTCGTGATGATCTGCAAGATGGGCGGGGTGGGAAAACCCTCCAAGATAGGTTTTTTTGGCTGTGATCGGTTAGCCAACCTTCTCGAGAACCCTACAAACGttcgtcttcttcttttcttttgtgatgATTTGTAAGATGGGTGGGTTTGGAAGGCCCTCCAAGATCGGATTATTTGGCCGTCACCGTACAAGcgattgttttctttctttttggtgctttagggtttagggtttagagttgtttctgttcgagcgcttctttttcttttgtgatgATCTGCAATATGGGTAGGTTTGGAAAACCCTCCAAGATCGGATTATTTGGTCGTCATTAGTCAGGCTACCCGTTCGAGAACCCTACAAGCGGTTGTTTTCTGTCTTTGGTGCTTATATTCAGTTCGCTCTGTAAGTGCTCTTCCTTTTCGTTTGTGATGATTTGCAAGATGGGTGGGTTTGGAAAATCCTCACAAGATTGGATTATTGGGGTCATTGTTGGCTAGCCAACCCCCTTAAGAACCCGACAAGCTAAttgttttgtttctcttctttggTTCCTTAGGTCTTCAGTTCTTTCTGCAAGggtgattctttttcttttgtgatgGTTTACCGGATGAAGGATTGGAATCCCCTTCACGGTCGGATTATTTGGGCGTCATTGGTCTCTGAATCCTCTCTAGAACCTACGAGCAATTTCTTTCTTTCCCATCTCGGGTGCCTTGTCTTCAGTTCCTTAGCAAATGTCTGCTTCTTATTCTTTTGTGATGATTTTGCAAGATCGGTGGGTTTGCAAAAGCCTCGGAGATTGGAGTATTTGATCGTCACTTTCTTTAGCTTGAATCCTTTACAAATATGGATTGATATCTCTACGCATAGAGGGTTCCTTCGGCCTTCTCTCCTGCTTTATTGTTAATATTCGGAGCAAAGTTTTGTCTCTGTTATCATCTTCTTTTAATTCTAATTGGCTGGGCACAAACTGTTTCCAGTGCTGTAATCATCATGATTTTCATGCCATATCTCTTAATGCAGGTGGTACTTCTTTGGTTTAATTCAGACCTTTTTGAAATGATAGGTGCCTTTTCTGTAGGAACATAAAATTGATGGCCATTCTTTGGACTATCTTTTGTTCATGAAATGTATTTTGCTTTTAGACTGCTTAGACCATGTCTTCATCTTGCTTTGTTCACTGTTCTTCCCATTCTTCATTATATTTTGCTCCTAGTTTACTTTAAACCGACCATGTCTATTTTCTTCCTAGATAGTGGATCGCTTGAGGTTGTAATGTTAACTGATTGCAAATATTCCTTTTTTTTAGTTGGTCACTAACATTGAGTTTGGGATTCCATACATAATAAGTCTGTGCTAAggctattatttattttttgttgaagGTCATCTTTCAATCTTTATCAAATTTATGTGGTTATGTTGGACGTGTTGCATATGCCACAAAAAGGACTATTGATTTTGGGCAGCCAACTTCACTCTCTCATCCTGAGGTACTGGTTTAAATATGTTCCAACACCTTTTTCCTTTCTTGTTGCACTTTGAGACCTCCAGATATCTCTTATCTAGACACAGTTGCCCACCTGCACCTGAACTATTTGCTGTCTGATCACTAGAATGTTCCTGTCATCACTTTACCGTTTTAAAGTTGAGaagttgtaatgtcaatgttatcTCAGATGTACAAGAACTATCCTATTGTCTATAAATTTGAGTTGCATGAAATAAATGGATTACTTGAAAAGTAAAACAGATATTTTCGATATTGCATGTTCAAGCTAAGAAAATAACAGTACTTAGTTATGCTATGTGGTTTTCATGAACCTTGTTATGGCTTTTCTGTTCCCTTATTGACTTTTAAAATGCATCTGTCCTAGACTCTCATACTAAGATGAACTAAGAAAATCTTTCTGTATAAGTGTCAGTAATTTCTCTGTCATCTTGCCTTAAACTTAGTAAGCCAGAAGTCTACGGCACCTTTAATTAATGTTGAGTCACACTTCATGAACATTTATCATTAATGCAAAATAATATGGAAAATAAATGCTGAAGAACAAGAAAGCAGAAGATGAAGGAAGAAGATAAAGGAGAGTGGGCACTATGTAACTGGTCTTTTTTTGACATTTCCTTTCCTGTGAATCATGTGAAAAAGTGTTTGGTCTATTATTTAAGTGAATTGTGCAAAGCATTTATTCATTAGGGCATAATTACATGTATTATTAAGTTTTTTTATGTGATACAAGATATGTAGAGTTACACATGCACAAATCATGTTCCAGTTTGTTATGATAACAATATGGTCCATCGTATGCAATGCTGCACATATATTATTCACCATCAACATGAAACTACTTGGTACTTTTATTTTGGGAGACATTTCAATTGGTCATGATTGTATGGTATCGTAAGATTAACTGCAGGCCACATTGTGTTGAATTTCTAATCTGGTACATGGATAGGGCACTAAGGATAGTGGTGCCATGGCTTCCTGCGTTGAATGTGAAGGATCCTAGTGAATGAATGGAACTTATTTAGGAAATTAGGGATTATAGTGAAGTAGATTGTAACACCTAGAATAGCATTGGTTGTGGACTATCGTGTGGGATGGCTTATCCGCTCCTCAATCCAGTACAGCTTTTTCTCTAAGGAATTTCTCTATCATGATATGGTAGTGTTTCTATACAGTTAGTTTGTTTGCAAAATAAGGGATACTGGATCAAAACTGTAAGGAAGTCATCATGTTTGAAAATATAAGCAACTTTGATCTCACTTTTCGTAAGATATAACCTAATATCCTAGGAGACTCATGGGTATATCGATCGACACCaagaaagagggaggaggagaagctgAGGCGAAGGAGGAAGCAATGATTGGGTGGGGCTTTTATTTTGGGGTGGGGATGAGGGGGTAGGAGTGGTTGAGGTAGTAGGGAGAGAGCAAGAGGTtattaaagaaaaaggaaaaaatctataataaaataatgataCTCCCAATTTTGGGGATCAGAATGGGCAATACCACTTGGTCCATGGCCCTTTTTCTTCTCAAATGGTTAATAAATAGTTTGCATGAATTGGCCCGATCGGTTCTTTAAACACCTTGCTTGATATTAATATTAAGATTATAAAGAATATTAGATACATTTCCTATGGTACCCACTATGTAACACTCCGATTAGTCTCATATCGAAAgtgagcaagattaagattgacttataagggtccaatgagtgtactattatcaacttcagcatAAGTATTTGAATAGTAATTTAGGTTAAACGAAATTGATAGACCAATTAGCCCATCAGACCCGagttgtgacatttggtatcagagttgaCCTATTATTTGAGTATGGTGAggaggctcgagtaggaaagagctactcgtggatggagtcagagggaCTCGTCATGgggtggagccaccactgggctacgcctcatATGCATCATGTTAGGATTtgatttgggctatgttgggccttgacgaagACATTAAGCCCTTGGGTGGGGAAAATTGTAATACTCCGATTAGTCTCACATTAGAAGTGGACAAGATTAATATtaacttataagggcctgataagTGTTATACTATTAACTTTAACCTAAGCATTTTGACCAGTGGTTTAGGTCAAACGAAGTTgacaggctagttagcccatcaggtctGGGTCGTGACACACTACCTAGTATACGAAATGGTGTCTGGAACAAGTATGCTGAAGGTATTCGTTATTCTGATCTTTTTTCCAGGTAAAGCACACTCTTGGAAATATGCATCCCATTTGACTCATCCTTCACCAATATTTCCCATAATCTCTTGTCCTGTGATGCATAGTATGGTGGAAAAAGAAACAAGAATGAATATATGATCTCTTGTTACAACTAATGGATAGGAACGTCGAAGTCAAACTAGGAACATGAAAGGTGAAGTATGGAGTAAGGTTAGTAAGATTGGTGCGCCAATTCCAACAAGATTACTGATATAATCATCAATATGAAATATCCTTCCCTTTTCTGGCACTAACTAAAGTATATAGAGTTGCCTGGACTACCACTCATGTGCCTTTGGTTAAAGGAACTAGTCACATAAGCTTATAGTGAGATGCTTGGTCAAGTGGAATCTTTTGCTTTTATTATCCTTCATTT of Musa acuminata AAA Group cultivar baxijiao chromosome BXJ2-3, Cavendish_Baxijiao_AAA, whole genome shotgun sequence contains these proteins:
- the LOC103978925 gene encoding rhodanese-like domain-containing protein 6 isoform X1 is translated as MAASESPTEGGDRAGVLLYYKYAPVPDLPSLVRFYDSNCRSLALLGRVRIAPDGVNVTVGGSMPSLEKHIAAVKSMILFEGTDFKLASCDHPSDDRIARECGFTSLSIRVVKELVTFRSDPLLDSPKVCNAGRHLSAVEFHSVLHDAGNNLESQAQNQFVLLDARNLYETRIGKFQATNVETLDPKIRQYSDLPSWIDEHSEKLHGKHILMYCTGGIRCETASAYIRSKGAGFENVFQLFGGIQRYLEQFPDGGYFKGKNFVFDHRLSVGNQDDVISSCLLCGSSFDDYSSRCRCNYCRMLVLVCYDCQAIAGRKYVCELCQRNGKGSKPMMLQENELHEEPSSDSLEATEITNATFPGVTTPTQTHRTYANNHLRKLRILCLHGFRQNASSFKGRTSSLAKKLKDMVEFVFVDAPHQLPLIYQLRPTEPDLLSEQTMDAPSSFQQSPPPTMNCKKRFAWLIDPNSNSLEEQGWRKADVPFNPLQYQQQTYGFEASYYYLKDVILRMGPFDGILGFSQGAAMTALFCQQQQKRCSVMDFRFAILCSGFSAISRDPSKESIRCPSLHCFGNSQGQDRQIANQASRELADMFEEECSIVIEHDMGHIIPTRSPYLDQMKEFLRRFI
- the LOC103978925 gene encoding rhodanese-like domain-containing protein 6 isoform X2 — protein: MIESLENELVTFRSDPLLDSPKVCNAGRHLSAVEFHSVLHDAGNNLESQAQNQFVLLDARNLYETRIGKFQATNVETLDPKIRQYSDLPSWIDEHSEKLHGKHILMYCTGGIRCETASAYIRSKGAGFENVFQLFGGIQRYLEQFPDGGYFKGKNFVFDHRLSVGNQDDVISSCLLCGSSFDDYSSRCRCNYCRMLVLVCYDCQAIAGRKYVCELCQRNGKGSKPMMLQENELHEEPSSDSLEATEITNATFPGVTTPTQTHRTYANNHLRKLRILCLHGFRQNASSFKGRTSSLAKKLKDMVEFVFVDAPHQLPLIYQLRPTEPDLLSEQTMDAPSSFQQSPPPTMNCKKRFAWLIDPNSNSLEEQGWRKADVPFNPLQYQQQTYGFEASYYYLKDVILRMGPFDGILGFSQGAAMTALFCQQQQKRCSVMDFRFAILCSGFSAISRDPSKESIRCPSLHCFGNSQGQDRQIANQASRELADMFEEECSIVIEHDMGHIIPTRSPYLDQMKEFLRRFI